One window of Posidoniimonas polymericola genomic DNA carries:
- a CDS encoding TIGR03546 family protein: MLSMLLRPLRQSVGVLLANDSPRQVAAGVAIGVMLGLVPKGNLLAVSLGVLLLSLRVNKPAGLAAATLFSWIGLAGDPFFHRLGGQLLKIDSLQPTLVWLYEQPLGPWIGFNNTVVLGSFITGLYAAYPCYLLSHMIAEKVQPPVAKWLMRYKVARALMGLDLTSRLNAAGIGGGS; the protein is encoded by the coding sequence ATGCTATCGATGCTGCTGCGTCCGCTCCGCCAGTCGGTGGGGGTGCTGCTCGCTAATGATTCGCCTCGCCAGGTCGCTGCTGGAGTAGCGATCGGCGTGATGCTAGGCCTGGTTCCTAAGGGCAACCTGCTTGCCGTGTCCCTGGGAGTCCTGCTGCTGTCGCTGCGGGTGAACAAACCGGCCGGGCTCGCCGCGGCGACCCTCTTCTCCTGGATCGGGTTGGCGGGCGACCCGTTCTTCCACCGACTCGGCGGCCAGTTGCTGAAGATCGACTCGCTCCAGCCGACGCTCGTCTGGCTGTACGAGCAGCCGCTCGGGCCATGGATTGGATTCAACAACACCGTGGTGCTTGGCTCGTTTATCACTGGCCTCTACGCCGCGTACCCCTGCTACCTGCTGAGTCACATGATCGCCGAGAAGGTGCAGCCGCCGGTCGCGAAGTGGCTGATGCGGTACAAGGTGGCCCGGGCGCTGATGGGCCTCGACCTAACCTCGCGTCTAAACGCCGCGGGCATTGGGGGGGGATCATGA
- a CDS encoding TIGR03545 family protein codes for MMRIFRWGYIVPRVVLLLLLALFSEYGAAYALRLAAVQSGQAAVGAKVEIAGGSASLLRTNAEFTGIAVADPRDPMTNLIEAERLTLDFDSAAALRKKAWVSEGELAGLRFGTPRETSGALPESEQDEDAAGGFALPNLITAEATEQWLSGVQDRFTADMQLESVRLAKELRQKWPVEYSSLEQRAKQLQTEIKSFTAKVKEARSNPLRNVEFLQGVPKEITRFKAELAEIKQRLAMLPAQVKADREAVAVARQHDEAMIREKLNVKNIDAESVSTYLLGDQIAGPVSELVAWLRWARKLAPTSGDAGEGRSRGVDVLLPGVKQTPDLLVRSLKVSGATRLAGRPLEFSGVLSDFTTQPRVLGEPMRLCLTTSGAAPIEVRAKLNRCGDVPTDELVIDCPAMAIPRLALGDAEKLGLTVDPSTAALSVSLQITGEELAGDMQLVQQNVRVTPHLKASFGGVIQDSQLEESLAKQLAQTPRMVTTVTLSGNLDDPKWKVWSTAGPAVAEAMDNAVRGLAASQASKLMDEGKQTVAAELQQLTGELDQLNNKVAAAIGAPAESLQALAGAAAGGTLNGIGSRLAPMGSLFK; via the coding sequence ATGATGCGTATTTTCCGCTGGGGCTACATCGTCCCCCGAGTCGTGCTGCTGCTGCTGCTCGCTCTGTTCTCCGAGTACGGGGCGGCTTATGCGCTGCGGCTGGCGGCCGTGCAATCCGGCCAGGCCGCGGTTGGCGCGAAGGTCGAGATCGCCGGCGGCAGCGCCTCGCTGCTGCGCACGAACGCAGAGTTCACCGGCATCGCGGTCGCCGACCCGCGCGACCCGATGACCAACCTGATAGAAGCCGAGCGGCTGACGCTCGACTTCGACTCGGCCGCCGCGCTCCGCAAGAAGGCGTGGGTCAGCGAGGGCGAGCTGGCCGGCCTGCGGTTCGGCACGCCCCGCGAGACCTCCGGCGCGTTGCCCGAGAGTGAGCAGGATGAGGACGCCGCGGGCGGGTTCGCGCTGCCGAACCTGATCACCGCCGAGGCGACCGAACAGTGGCTGTCCGGCGTGCAGGACCGCTTCACCGCCGACATGCAGCTCGAGTCGGTCCGGCTGGCCAAGGAGCTCCGCCAGAAGTGGCCGGTGGAGTACAGCTCGCTCGAGCAGCGGGCCAAGCAGCTCCAAACAGAAATCAAGTCGTTCACCGCGAAGGTGAAAGAGGCCCGCTCGAACCCGCTCCGGAACGTGGAGTTCTTGCAAGGCGTGCCCAAGGAGATCACTCGGTTCAAGGCCGAGTTAGCCGAGATCAAGCAACGGCTCGCAATGCTGCCCGCCCAAGTCAAGGCGGACCGCGAGGCGGTGGCCGTCGCCCGTCAGCACGACGAGGCGATGATCCGCGAGAAGCTCAACGTCAAGAACATCGACGCGGAATCGGTTAGCACCTACCTGCTCGGCGACCAGATTGCCGGGCCGGTCTCGGAGCTGGTCGCGTGGCTCCGCTGGGCCCGCAAGCTCGCGCCCACCAGCGGCGACGCCGGCGAGGGGCGATCACGCGGCGTCGACGTGCTGCTGCCCGGCGTCAAGCAGACGCCCGACCTGCTGGTGCGTTCGCTCAAGGTCAGCGGGGCGACTCGGCTGGCGGGGCGGCCGCTGGAGTTCAGCGGCGTGCTCTCCGATTTCACCACCCAGCCGCGTGTGCTCGGTGAGCCGATGCGGCTCTGCCTGACCACCTCCGGCGCCGCGCCGATCGAGGTGCGGGCCAAGCTCAACCGCTGCGGCGACGTCCCCACCGACGAGTTGGTGATCGACTGCCCGGCGATGGCAATCCCACGGCTCGCGCTCGGCGACGCCGAGAAGCTCGGGCTGACGGTCGACCCGAGCACGGCCGCGTTGTCGGTTAGTTTGCAGATCACCGGCGAAGAGCTTGCCGGCGACATGCAGCTGGTGCAGCAGAACGTCCGCGTGACGCCGCACCTCAAGGCGTCCTTCGGCGGCGTGATCCAGGACTCGCAGCTGGAGGAGTCGCTCGCCAAGCAGCTCGCTCAGACGCCGCGGATGGTCACCACGGTCACCCTCTCGGGCAACCTCGACGATCCTAAGTGGAAGGTGTGGTCGACCGCCGGCCCGGCGGTCGCCGAGGCGATGGACAACGCGGTCCGTGGACTCGCCGCCAGCCAGGCGAGCAAGCTGATGGACGAAGGCAAGCAGACCGTGGCCGCCGAGCTGCAGCAACTTACCGGCGAGCTGGACCAGCTAAACAATAAGGTTGCCGCGGCGATAGGAGCCCCGGCGGAGTCGCTCCAGGCGTTGGCCGGCGCCGCCGCGGGGGGGACGCTCAACGGCATCGGCAGCCGGCTGGCCCCAATGGGGTCGTTGTTCAAGTAA
- the mch gene encoding methenyltetrahydromethanopterin cyclohydrolase — translation MTPLSLNHRALTVADQIAADALRLRVDVSLIGGARVIDCGASAAGGLEAGRLMAEASMAGLGSVSIGVTRVTGDEGPAVVVRTDHPVAACMAAQYAGWEVKAGGYFAMGSGPMRAAAGREELFATIGHTEQAEACLGLLETDQPPTAEVCAEIAHKCGVPVDKLTLLYAPTNSTAGSLQVVARSIETALHKLHELGFDLSRVASAWGVAPLPPVAGDTLSGIGRTNDAILYGGQAVLHVRGDDESLAAIAPRLPSGASPDHGRPFAEVFAAYDHDFYQIDKLLFSPARATLVNLDTGRSHSAGDFCPDVLRQSFGLA, via the coding sequence TTGACGCCACTTTCTCTCAACCATCGCGCCCTGACGGTCGCCGACCAGATTGCGGCCGACGCGCTGCGGCTGCGCGTCGATGTCTCGCTGATTGGCGGCGCCCGCGTGATCGACTGCGGCGCGTCCGCCGCCGGCGGACTCGAGGCCGGCCGACTGATGGCCGAGGCGTCGATGGCCGGGCTCGGCTCGGTGAGCATCGGCGTCACACGCGTCACGGGAGACGAGGGGCCCGCGGTAGTCGTCCGGACCGATCACCCGGTGGCCGCGTGCATGGCGGCGCAGTACGCCGGCTGGGAGGTCAAGGCCGGAGGCTACTTCGCGATGGGATCGGGCCCGATGCGGGCCGCGGCGGGGCGCGAGGAGTTGTTCGCCACCATCGGCCACACCGAGCAGGCCGAGGCGTGCCTCGGCCTGCTCGAGACCGACCAACCGCCGACCGCCGAGGTCTGTGCCGAGATCGCCCACAAGTGCGGCGTGCCTGTCGACAAGCTAACGCTGCTCTACGCGCCGACCAACAGCACCGCCGGCAGCCTGCAGGTTGTCGCCCGCAGCATCGAGACCGCCCTGCACAAGCTGCACGAGCTCGGATTCGACCTGTCCCGCGTGGCGAGCGCCTGGGGCGTCGCCCCGCTGCCACCCGTGGCGGGGGATACGCTGTCGGGCATCGGACGCACCAACGACGCCATCCTCTATGGCGGCCAGGCCGTGCTGCATGTCCGCGGCGACGACGAGTCGCTCGCCGCGATCGCTCCGCGACTCCCCAGCGGCGCGTCGCCGGACCACGGGCGGCCGTTCGCCGAGGTGTTCGCCGCCTACGATCACGACTTCTACCAGATCGACAAGCTGCTGTTCAGCCCGGCGCGGGCGACCCTCGTCAACCTCGACACGGGCCGCAGCCACTCGGCGGGCGACTTCTGCCCCGACGTGCTGCGGCAGTCATTCGGATTGGCGTAG
- a CDS encoding ATP-grasp domain-containing protein: MNVAVLGSPESWYFADLQRAAGSRWRLQAASFAELAAELQGPRIRVTAGEHDLTTCDGVLIRTMPPGSLEQVVFRMDALAGLQDAGVPVLNPPKAIEAAVDKHLALARLQAAGLPTPRTFTCQTAEAAAQAFVRLENDAVLKPLFGGEGRGITRLEDEAVASRVFRTLEQLGSVIYLQEYVPHHGADLRLLVVGDEVFGMRRVNPDDWRTNISRGAVAKPLEVTPDLADLARRSAAAVDAVVAGVDVLPALDGRMLVLEVNAVPGWRALSRTTGVDIAERMLRQFLVGR, from the coding sequence ATGAACGTGGCCGTGCTCGGCTCGCCGGAGAGCTGGTACTTCGCCGACCTGCAGCGGGCGGCCGGGAGTCGGTGGCGGCTGCAGGCGGCTTCGTTCGCAGAACTCGCCGCGGAGTTACAAGGGCCGCGGATCCGCGTCACCGCCGGCGAGCACGACCTGACCACCTGCGATGGCGTGCTGATCCGCACCATGCCGCCGGGATCGCTCGAGCAGGTGGTGTTCCGGATGGACGCGCTCGCCGGCCTGCAAGACGCCGGCGTCCCAGTGCTGAACCCGCCCAAGGCGATCGAGGCCGCGGTCGACAAGCACCTGGCCCTGGCTCGCCTGCAGGCGGCTGGCCTGCCTACCCCGCGGACGTTTACTTGCCAGACCGCAGAGGCCGCGGCTCAGGCGTTCGTTCGCCTTGAAAACGACGCAGTGCTCAAGCCCCTGTTCGGCGGCGAGGGCCGCGGGATCACGCGGCTCGAGGACGAGGCGGTCGCCAGTCGCGTGTTCCGCACTCTCGAGCAGCTCGGATCGGTGATCTACTTACAGGAATACGTGCCGCACCACGGCGCCGATCTGAGGTTGCTGGTTGTCGGAGACGAGGTGTTCGGCATGCGACGTGTGAACCCCGACGACTGGCGGACCAACATCAGCCGAGGCGCCGTCGCCAAACCACTCGAAGTGACGCCCGATTTAGCCGACCTGGCACGACGCTCTGCGGCTGCCGTGGACGCCGTAGTGGCTGGAGTCGACGTGCTCCCAGCACTCGATGGACGGATGCTTGTGCTTGAGGTGAACGCCGTGCCGGGCTGGCGGGCCCTGTCACGAACCACTGGGGTTGATATCGCGGAACGGATGCTCCGGCAGTTCCTCGTTGGACGGTAG
- a CDS encoding FkbM family methyltransferase, with product MSTIKTYLRKHVPQSIRGPVENTLAAWKSRKYANPNRAQKLVGKASDEWLERIAVTVSSPDNDLIPRVANAGELAGGVLTMHNGIRVGGLSYCGAGMLNLMIENRGVHEPQEELAFTEVLKHIKPGGTMLELGAYWGFYSLWFAKEVDGAVCHLVEPHPANILSGKQNFQLNHRGGRFHRAYVGADETPAEDGTRTIAVDSFCTRHGIKQLAMLHADIQGAEADMLHGARRMLTNQQVDFVFVSTHSNELHEECEAKLKRFGYLIMASANLDETFSVDGVIVARRPGIEAPETIDISKRRPATAAAAA from the coding sequence ATGAGCACGATCAAGACGTACCTTCGCAAGCATGTCCCCCAGTCGATCCGGGGCCCGGTTGAGAACACGTTGGCCGCCTGGAAGAGCCGCAAGTACGCCAACCCCAACCGCGCGCAGAAGCTGGTCGGCAAGGCCTCGGACGAGTGGCTCGAGCGGATTGCGGTGACGGTCTCGAGCCCCGACAACGACCTCATCCCCCGCGTCGCGAACGCGGGCGAACTGGCGGGCGGCGTCCTCACCATGCACAACGGCATCCGCGTCGGCGGCCTGAGCTACTGCGGCGCGGGCATGCTGAACCTGATGATCGAGAACCGCGGCGTGCACGAGCCGCAGGAAGAGCTCGCCTTCACCGAGGTGCTCAAGCACATCAAGCCGGGCGGCACGATGCTCGAGCTGGGCGCCTACTGGGGCTTCTACTCGCTGTGGTTCGCCAAGGAGGTAGACGGCGCGGTCTGCCACCTGGTCGAGCCGCACCCGGCCAACATCCTGTCGGGCAAGCAGAACTTCCAGCTCAACCACCGCGGCGGCCGCTTCCACCGGGCCTACGTCGGCGCCGACGAGACCCCGGCCGAGGACGGCACGCGGACCATCGCGGTCGACTCGTTCTGCACACGCCACGGCATCAAGCAGCTGGCGATGCTGCACGCCGACATCCAGGGCGCCGAGGCCGACATGCTGCACGGCGCGCGGCGGATGCTGACCAACCAGCAGGTCGACTTTGTGTTTGTCTCGACCCACTCGAACGAGCTGCACGAAGAGTGCGAGGCGAAGCTGAAGCGGTTTGGGTACCTGATCATGGCCTCGGCCAACCTGGACGAGACCTTCAGCGTCGACGGCGTGATTGTCGCCCGCCGGCCCGGCATCGAGGCGCCCGAGACCATCGACATCTCGAAGCGGCGCCCGGCGACCGCCGCGGCGGCCGCCTAG